Below is a window of Anaerobacillus alkaliphilus DNA.
AACTAATTCCTCCCATACCGATAATCGGTATAGAGACAACTTGACTAACCTGATGGATCATTCGAATCGCCACTGGTTTAATCGCTGGGCCTGAAAGTCCACCTGAACCATTCGCTAAAATCGGTTTTCGCTTGCGTAAATCAATTCTCATACCCAAAAGTGTGTTAATCATCGCTAGTCCGTCTGCACCGGCTTCTTCAACTGCTACTGCCATTTCAACAATATCGGTAACATTTGGCGAAAGCTTTACATAGACAGGAACGCTAGAAACCTCTTTTACTAGCTTGGTTAATTCACTTGCTACCTTTGGATCTGTTCCGAATGTAATCCCACCCTCTTTGACATTTGGGCAAGAGATATTTAATTCAATCGCATGAACATTTTTTGCTTTCGAAATTCTTTCTGCGACTTCAATATAATCTTCTGTTTTTGTCCCAGCAATATTTGCTACTATTGGTACATCATATTGTTCAAGCCAGACAAGTTCATTGGCTAACACACTATCAAGACCTGGGTTTTGTAAGCCAATCGCATTAAGCATTCCACTCGATGTTTCAGCTACACGTGGTGTTGGGTTACCAAATCTCGTTTCAACCGTAGCAGCTTTTATCGCAATTGCCCCGAGTTTTTCTAAATTATAAAACTTGGCATATTCTTTTCCGAAACCAAAACAGCCTGAAGCAGGCATAATCGGATTTCGCATTGAAAGTCCCGGTAACTCCATGTTTAATCTACTCATAGTTCCACCTCTCCAATCGCAAACACAGGTCCATCCGTACATATCTTCTTATAAGCTATCCCAGTAGGATCATTTTGAACGTGGCAGACACAGGCAAAACATGCACCAATCCCACAACCCATTCTTTCTTCTAACGAAAGAAAACCTCTCTCTTCTGGAAATGTTGTTTCAATTGCTTTTAACATTGGTGTAGGTCCACATGAGTATATTGTATCGAAGCTAATCCCCTTGTCTTTTATCACGTCAATAACTGTACCATGGTAACCCTTTGTACCATCCATCGTTGCCACGTACGTTTCCCCGAGTTCCGTAAACTTCTCTTCATAAAAGACGTCTTTACTACTTGCAAAACCAAGAACGTGAATAACAGTTATACCTTTTGCAACAAGTTGCATTGAAAGTTCATATAGAGGTGGTACCCCGATTCCACCACCTATTAAGACAGCTTTTTCACCAGCGTTTGTCGCTTCCACTGGGAAACCATTTCCTAATGGTCCCAAAACAGATACCTGATCTCCTACCTGTTTGTTTGCAAGCATGTTTGTTCCTCTACCACCTGCACGGTAAATTACTGTTAATTGATTTTTATCTTTATCAATACTTGCGATACTGATTGGTCGGCGAAGCATTGGATCTGTTCCCTCGCTTACTTTGACGTGTAGGAACTGTCCTTGGATTGCAAGGCTAACGAGCTCTTGTCCTTGAAGGACGAGCTCGTAAACTTGACTTGCAATATTTTTCTGGCTAACTATTTCCATATTTTCAACGATCATTGCGTTGTCACCACCACTTTTTCCTCTTTAAACGAAGGCATCGGTTCTGAAGCAAAAGTAATTAATTCTAATACTCGTAACAGTGCATCTGCAGTATCAATACTTGTTAAGCAAACAACACCGTTTTCAACTGACTCGCGACGAATTCTAAAGCCGTCTCTTAAAGGCTGTTTTCCTTTTGTTAATGTGTTAATAACAAATTGCGCTTGACCTTGACGAATAATATCAAGCATATGAGGTTTTGGACCTCCAATTTTGTTGACAACAGTCACTGGGATATTTTCATTTTTTATTCTAGAGGCTGTTCCTTCTGTAGCTAAGATATGGTAGCCAATACGATGGAACCTTCTAATTAGTTCTAGAGCCTCTTCTTTATCCTTGTCAGAAACTGTAAATAACACTGAACCATGAGTAGGAATTTTCATTCCAGAAGCAACCAATCCTTTATATAGAGCTTTTTCTAAATTAACATCTCGTCCCATTACTTCACCAGTCGATTTCATTTCCGGTCCTAACGTTATATCAACATCACGAAGCTTGGCAAATGAGAACACCGGTACTTTTACGGATACTTCCTTACTTTCTTGAACGTACCCAGTTTCATACCCTAATTCTTGCAATTTGATACCGAGGATCGCTTTTGTTGCTAGATTTGCCATAGGAACACCGGTAATTTTACTTAAAAATGGTACTGTACGACTTGAACGTGGATTTACTTCTAGTACATAGATTTCATCTTCATGAAGTACAAATTGAATGTTTAATAATCCAACAATATTTAATCCTTTAGCTAATTTAATTGTGCGCTCAATAATTATCTCTTTTGTTGCTTCTGTTAAGCTTTGTGGAGGGTATACTGCAATTGAGTCACCAGAGTGAACGCCAGCTCTTTCAATGTGCTCCATAATTCCTGGGATTACTACTGTTTCACCATCACAAATTGCATCTACTTCTATTTCTTTACCAATTAAATAACGGTCAATTAATACTGGGTGCTTTGGATTTACTCTAGCTGCATTTGTCATATATCGTAGTAGTTCTTCTTCGAAATAAACGATTTCCATCGCACGGCCACCTAGTACATATGAAGGTCGAACTAAAACAGGGTAACCAATATGATTGGCAATTTTTACTGCTTCATCAACACTAGTCGCTGTACGGCCTAGCGGTTGTGGAATTTGTAATTGTTGCAGGGCTTGCTCGAATTTATCACGATTTTCAGCCGTGTCCATTGCTTCTAATGATGTTCCTAATATCGTGACTCCTCTAGCTTGTAATTCATCTGCTAGATTAATCGCTGTTTGACCACCAAACTGTACAATAACTCCTAATGGTTGCTCATGATTAATAATGTGCATTACATCTTCTACTGCT
It encodes the following:
- a CDS encoding dihydroorotate dehydrogenase — protein: MSRLNMELPGLSMRNPIMPASGCFGFGKEYAKFYNLEKLGAIAIKAATVETRFGNPTPRVAETSSGMLNAIGLQNPGLDSVLANELVWLEQYDVPIVANIAGTKTEDYIEVAERISKAKNVHAIELNISCPNVKEGGITFGTDPKVASELTKLVKEVSSVPVYVKLSPNVTDIVEMAVAVEEAGADGLAMINTLLGMRIDLRKRKPILANGSGGLSGPAIKPVAIRMIHQVSQVVSIPIIGMGGISSAEDVVEFFLAGASAVAVGTANFVDPFVCPTIIDELPGLLDELGVEHITELIGGSWK
- a CDS encoding dihydroorotate dehydrogenase electron transfer subunit, which translates into the protein MIVENMEIVSQKNIASQVYELVLQGQELVSLAIQGQFLHVKVSEGTDPMLRRPISIASIDKDKNQLTVIYRAGGRGTNMLANKQVGDQVSVLGPLGNGFPVEATNAGEKAVLIGGGIGVPPLYELSMQLVAKGITVIHVLGFASSKDVFYEEKFTELGETYVATMDGTKGYHGTVIDVIKDKGISFDTIYSCGPTPMLKAIETTFPEERGFLSLEERMGCGIGACFACVCHVQNDPTGIAYKKICTDGPVFAIGEVEL